A window from Cygnus olor isolate bCygOlo1 chromosome 13, bCygOlo1.pri.v2, whole genome shotgun sequence encodes these proteins:
- the NXT2 gene encoding NTF2-related export protein 2 isoform X4: protein MGVGGPGGCGAAGWSPETPRSVRPQGRSAGALSEDFKTYVDQACRAAEEFVNIYYETMDKRRRVLTRLYLDKATLVWNGNAVSGQEALNEFFEMLPSSEFQVNVLDCQPVHGTFDCLRIVFSSAG, encoded by the exons ATGGGAGTGGGAGggcctgggggctgcggggcggcgggcTGGAGCCCGGAGACACCGCGGAGTGTCCGTCCGCAGGGGCGTTCAGCTGGCGCCCTGAGCGAG gatTTCAAAACTTATGTGGATCAGGCTTGTAGAGCTGCAGAAGAATTTGTCAACATTTATTATGAGACAATGGATAAAAGAAGGAGG GTTTTGACTAGGCTTTATTTGGACAAAGCAACCTTAGTTTGGAACGGTAATGCAGTGTCTGGGCAAGAAGCACTGAATgaattttttgaaatgttgcCGTCTAGCGAATTCCAGGTTAATGTGTTGGACTGCCAGCCTGTTCATG GAACTTTTGACTGCTTAAGAATAGTTTTCTCAAGTGCAGGATAG
- the NXT2 gene encoding NTF2-related export protein 2 isoform X3, giving the protein MAAALDFKTYVDQACRAAEEFVNIYYETMDKRRRVLTRLYLDKATLVWNGNAVSGQEALNEFFEMLPSSEFQVNVLDCQPVHEQATQSQTTVLVVTCGTVKFDGNKQRYFNQNFLLTAQATPTNTVWKIASDCFRFQDWAS; this is encoded by the exons ATGGCCGCCGCCCTG gatTTCAAAACTTATGTGGATCAGGCTTGTAGAGCTGCAGAAGAATTTGTCAACATTTATTATGAGACAATGGATAAAAGAAGGAGG GTTTTGACTAGGCTTTATTTGGACAAAGCAACCTTAGTTTGGAACGGTAATGCAGTGTCTGGGCAAGAAGCACTGAATgaattttttgaaatgttgcCGTCTAGCGAATTCCAGGTTAATGTGTTGGACTGCCAGCCTGTTCATG AGCAAGCTACTCAAAGCCAGACGACAGTTCTCGTGGTGACATGTGGGACAGTAAAATTTGATGGAAACAAGCAGCGCTACTTCAATCAGAACTTCTTGCTGACAGCGCAAGCCACGCCTACCAACACGGTGTGGAAGATCGCCAGTGACTGTTTCCGCTTCCAGGACTGGGCCAGTTAG
- the NXT2 gene encoding NTF2-related export protein 2 isoform X2 encodes MAKCPEPYRKQDFKTYVDQACRAAEEFVNIYYETMDKRRRVLTRLYLDKATLVWNGNAVSGQEALNEFFEMLPSSEFQVNVLDCQPVHEQATQSQTTVLVVTCGTVKFDGNKQRYFNQNFLLTAQATPTNTVWKIASDCFRFQDWAS; translated from the exons ATGGCCAAGTGTCCTGAGCCATACCGTAAACAG gatTTCAAAACTTATGTGGATCAGGCTTGTAGAGCTGCAGAAGAATTTGTCAACATTTATTATGAGACAATGGATAAAAGAAGGAGG GTTTTGACTAGGCTTTATTTGGACAAAGCAACCTTAGTTTGGAACGGTAATGCAGTGTCTGGGCAAGAAGCACTGAATgaattttttgaaatgttgcCGTCTAGCGAATTCCAGGTTAATGTGTTGGACTGCCAGCCTGTTCATG AGCAAGCTACTCAAAGCCAGACGACAGTTCTCGTGGTGACATGTGGGACAGTAAAATTTGATGGAAACAAGCAGCGCTACTTCAATCAGAACTTCTTGCTGACAGCGCAAGCCACGCCTACCAACACGGTGTGGAAGATCGCCAGTGACTGTTTCCGCTTCCAGGACTGGGCCAGTTAG
- the NXT2 gene encoding NTF2-related export protein 2 isoform X1, whose product MDKRRRVLTRLYLDKATLVWNGNAVSGQEALNEFFEMLPSSEFQVNVLDCQPVHEQATQSQTTVLVVTCGTVKFDGNKQRYFNQNFLLTAQATPTNTVWKIASDCFRFQDWAS is encoded by the exons ATGGATAAAAGAAGGAGG GTTTTGACTAGGCTTTATTTGGACAAAGCAACCTTAGTTTGGAACGGTAATGCAGTGTCTGGGCAAGAAGCACTGAATgaattttttgaaatgttgcCGTCTAGCGAATTCCAGGTTAATGTGTTGGACTGCCAGCCTGTTCATG AGCAAGCTACTCAAAGCCAGACGACAGTTCTCGTGGTGACATGTGGGACAGTAAAATTTGATGGAAACAAGCAGCGCTACTTCAATCAGAACTTCTTGCTGACAGCGCAAGCCACGCCTACCAACACGGTGTGGAAGATCGCCAGTGACTGTTTCCGCTTCCAGGACTGGGCCAGTTAG